A single window of Lutzomyia longipalpis isolate SR_M1_2022 chromosome 1, ASM2433408v1 DNA harbors:
- the LOC129795105 gene encoding protein hunchback-like: protein MHSWDVIQQPINYDHHWYGNMPVKRESPDIGPYTGQGTTLGHESSVSSPASVHSDESMPQGGHPVYADNHSATSLTMSHIRAPGFNPLTPPGYPSAVIPPTTTINSTPMVPQATESPTRSFIGSTEGSYPLLNNLTPTNSPPNVTPPKSPKSAKHTETDGSDNADANCDMDDETRSNCSDIDDDAIRTPKVNSHGKVKTYRCKQCDFYAITKIDFWEHSRNHMKPERVLTCHLCPFITEYKHHLEYHLHKHLGSKPFKCEQCDYSCVNKSMLNSHLKSHSNIYQYRCATCKYATKYCHSLKLHLRKYRHQPAMVLNSDGTPNPLPIIDVYGTRRGPKTKKQKPAKGKTPPTSPQAIGKNQSSPLAAMATGLLPNFANMLQNGSMPLLPYINFQQILAMQQFSQLSPSMHDDSERDMDTEDVKPSQPELNLLASTALDLTQQSCRAGSYDRESNGEEDKKSLSSPASIASPLSGKNKRKGRAVRLDLSRTTPTPEIDVDTEEPPKDVKDEEMLPPKSPADDTSNQKVAQVYECKFCDISFKDAVLYTIHMGYHGYNDVFQCNMCGVKSDDRVAFFLHIARNPHS from the coding sequence ATGCACAGTTGGGACGTTATACAACAGCCCATCAACTATGACCACCACTGGTATGGAAACATGCCCGTGAAGAGGGAATCACCAGACATTGGGCCATATACTGGACAGGGGACAACATTGGGGCATGAATCTAGCGTTAGTTCACCCGCTAGTGTACACAGCGATGAGTCGATGCCTCAAGGAGGTCATCCAGTATATGCTGACAATCACTCAGCTACATCCCTTACGATGTCACACATTAGGGCACCAGGCTTCAATCCCCTTACACCACCTGGATATCCCAGTGCGGTGATCCCTCCAACAACAACTATCAACAGTACGCCCATGGTTCCGCAGGCCACTGAGTCACCAACAAGGAGCTTCATCGGTAGTACCGAAGGATCGTATCCACTGTTGAACAATCTCACCCCCACAAATTCACCCCCAAACGTAACACCCCCTAAATCCCCAAAGAGTGCCAAACACACCGAAACGGATGGATCCGACAATGCAGATGCAAATTGCGACATGGACGATGAGACGCGATCAAATTGCAGCGACATCGATGATGACGCCATCAGGACGCCCAAAGTGAATTCTCATGGCAAAGTCAAGACCTACCGATGCAAGCAATGCGATTTTTATGCCATCACGAAAATCGATTTTTGGGAGCACAGCCGAAATCACATGAAACCCGAACGTGTCCTCACCTGCCACCTCTGCCCCTTCATCACGGAGTACAAACACCACCTTGAGTATCATCTGCACAAGCACTTGGGCTCTAAACCCTTCAAGTGCGAGCAATGCGACTACAGCTGCGTGAACAAATCCATGCTAAATTCACACCTCAAATCGCACAGCAATATCTACCAGTATCGCTGTGCAACTTGCAAGTACGCCACAAAATACTGTCACTCACTGAAGCTGCATCTACGGAAGTACCGTCATCAGCCAGCTATGGTACTCAACTCTGATGGAACACCCAATCCCCTGCCCATTATCGATGTCTATGGAACACGTCGGGGCCCAAAGACGAAGAAACAAAAGCCAGCAAAGGGGAAAACGCCACCAACGAGTCCTCAAGCAATAGGAAAGAATCAATCGAGCCCCCTGGCAGCTATGGCAACGGGATTACTGccgaattttgcaaatatgcTCCAAAATGGAAGTATGCCACTGCTCCCGTACATAAACTTCCAGCAAATCCTCGCTATGCAGCAATTCTCGCAACTCTCACCGTCCATGCACGATGATTCGGAACGTGACATGGACACGGAGGATGTAAAACCAAGTCAACCTGAACTCAACCTCCTAGCTTCAACTGCACTGGATCTGACACAGCAATCCTGCAGGGCTGGCAGCTATGATCGGGAATCGAATGGTGAGGAAGACAAGAAATCGCTTTCTTCTCCAGCGAGTATAGCATCACCACTGTCGGGTAAAAATAAACGAAAGGGTCGAGCAGTAAGATTGGATTTGAGTCGAACAACACCAACGCCCGAGATTGATGTGGACACCGAGGAACCCCCGAAAGATGTAAAAGATGAGGAAATGCTACCACCAAAGTCCCCAGCGGATGATACGTCGAACCAAAAGGTAGCCCAAGTGTATGAGTGCAAATTTTGTGATATCTCCTTCAAGGATGCTGTCCTCTATACCATCCACATGGGCTACCATGGCTACAACGACGTCTTCCAATGCAACATGTGTGGGGTAAAATCCGACGATCGGGTGGCATTCTTCCTCCATATCGCACGCAATCCCCATTCCTAA